One Brevibacillus choshinensis genomic window carries:
- a CDS encoding SLAP domain-containing protein, giving the protein MSWLLENWFGSKESLEQVREDIHEHLHKEFYLGVSGIENPEQSSTRIASNELDLVMNGPWDNSLDEAETELLQYIHDELPPVVRDEIGIVPFFTQVTDEGYVVLTYIRNATDRSVLLQKLPLTLMTEEGEVVARKTFDLIPSGPIGDLCSRPFEFMFRWNEFSKLPEQEVPMFLTYQKPAAPKEIIPEVNQGLSKAETEKYMKQAEQAPVASGQVDLQVLDITAGADNGIRVVVAFRNGLEKRLEFTEVPIIVNDEEGNTVARMQYTLQNMKVEAQSNRVWAFEVPASSIKQDNVDMTKLTAVIPKARQSKKQPSANHEVENNKGLLQ; this is encoded by the coding sequence ATGAGTTGGTTATTGGAAAATTGGTTTGGGTCAAAGGAAAGCTTGGAGCAAGTTCGTGAAGACATTCATGAGCATCTGCACAAGGAATTTTATCTGGGGGTATCCGGGATCGAAAATCCTGAGCAATCCTCTACGCGAATTGCATCCAACGAGCTGGACCTGGTGATGAATGGTCCTTGGGATAATAGTTTAGATGAAGCTGAAACCGAGCTGCTGCAATATATCCATGACGAGCTGCCCCCAGTCGTTCGTGATGAGATTGGGATCGTACCGTTCTTTACGCAAGTGACGGACGAAGGATACGTCGTGCTCACTTACATTCGCAATGCGACCGATCGCAGCGTGCTTTTGCAAAAGCTTCCTCTGACGCTGATGACCGAAGAGGGCGAAGTGGTTGCGAGAAAGACCTTTGACTTGATTCCGTCAGGTCCGATTGGCGATTTGTGCAGCCGTCCTTTTGAGTTCATGTTTCGCTGGAACGAATTCAGCAAGCTTCCGGAACAAGAAGTTCCCATGTTTCTGACCTATCAAAAGCCGGCAGCGCCAAAAGAGATCATCCCGGAAGTGAATCAAGGTCTTTCCAAAGCCGAAACCGAGAAATACATGAAGCAGGCAGAGCAGGCTCCAGTCGCGTCTGGTCAGGTCGATCTGCAAGTGCTCGATATTACCGCGGGTGCGGATAACGGAATCCGTGTCGTGGTAGCTTTCCGCAACGGACTGGAAAAACGCTTGGAATTTACGGAAGTACCGATCATCGTCAACGATGAAGAAGGGAATACCGTGGCACGTATGCAATATACGTTGCAAAACATGAAGGTAGAGGCCCAGAGCAACCGAGTGTGGGCATTTGAAGTTCCCGCTTCCTCCATCAAGCAAGATAACGTGGATATGACCAAGCTTACCGCCGTCATCCCAAAAGCGCGTCAAAGTAAAAAGCAACCTTCTGCCAACCATGAAGTGGAGAACAACAAAGGTTTGTTGCAATAA
- a CDS encoding SLAP domain-containing protein gives MFSFFKNWFGKEQSELKKELQEEAVVDVNELSDAEAAVEKSANESKAPVGTKVHTELSLHPMWEQELDSEKKYTLRFLQAELPDMVRGMISVTGFSMIPGPSGLTVTMFFRNSLDHAVRIKNIRLAIYLDDKPFARMNVDLSDLGAIPPRSSRPWEMLFPEETFLHDNFTFKRWKVVMKAGKSSHVWPNHLELDPEMEKRMTERQKDRLEALTNSLPPIPAETVQVTGFDIGMTKDGKLVAGMLFRNGMKQMYHPDKLKLTISDTDGDVVAAGSVDASTVRVKPGYSRPWIIVFPPNSVKKPNANLRRWVLDVE, from the coding sequence ATGTTTTCATTCTTTAAGAACTGGTTTGGAAAAGAGCAAAGCGAGCTGAAAAAGGAGCTCCAGGAAGAGGCAGTCGTCGATGTCAATGAATTGAGCGACGCCGAAGCCGCGGTAGAAAAGAGTGCGAATGAATCAAAAGCACCCGTAGGCACCAAGGTTCATACCGAACTGTCTCTGCACCCGATGTGGGAGCAGGAGCTGGATTCGGAGAAGAAATACACCTTGCGCTTCTTGCAGGCGGAATTGCCTGATATGGTTCGAGGCATGATCAGCGTGACCGGCTTCAGCATGATTCCGGGACCAAGTGGACTGACTGTCACGATGTTTTTCCGCAACTCGCTTGATCACGCTGTGCGTATTAAAAACATCCGTCTGGCTATTTACCTGGATGATAAGCCTTTTGCGCGGATGAACGTCGATCTGTCCGATTTGGGAGCCATACCGCCTCGATCGAGTCGTCCGTGGGAAATGCTCTTCCCAGAAGAAACCTTCCTGCATGACAACTTCACCTTTAAACGTTGGAAAGTGGTCATGAAGGCAGGGAAATCTTCTCACGTATGGCCGAATCATCTCGAGCTTGATCCAGAAATGGAAAAGCGCATGACAGAGCGACAAAAAGATCGACTGGAGGCGCTGACAAACTCGTTGCCGCCTATTCCAGCAGAGACGGTGCAAGTGACCGGTTTTGATATCGGCATGACGAAGGATGGAAAATTGGTAGCGGGCATGCTGTTTCGCAACGGCATGAAACAGATGTATCATCCGGACAAGTTGAAGCTTACGATCTCGGATACGGATGGAGATGTGGTGGCGGCAGGTTCTGTCGATGCGAGTACCGTGCGCGTCAAACCTGGCTACAGCCGTCCTTGGATTATCGTATTCCCGCCGAATTCAGTAAAAAAACCAAATGCCAACCTGCGCAGATGGGTGCTGGATGTAGAGTAA
- a CDS encoding accessory Sec system S-layer assembly protein, which yields MLSFLKSLLGNTPTPEEVRQQVQEESILPAAPTKQDTQPLEQSTSAGVVTTLSLHESWEAKLSTQERYVLSFMAQELEPLAEGHISLAGTSLVPHDAGIEVTAFVRNSSDRPVNLGETTLVVLFGDQQLFTRQLFDLAEIGEIPPRSARPWSFVFKREHFLQVDVLLVNWKIAFEMAQKKMFLPQQLELEESWIKALTDEQKNYLIELAKGLPPIKEGEVNIQSVQIRRDDTGALNAMLLIRNGSAQSLSFEKLPLVLHDASGEKVAEGLFELGSLTVNAHTSKPWLFIFPTESIQKPEPDFSRWKVSVPQG from the coding sequence ATGCTATCCTTCTTGAAAAGTTTATTAGGGAATACTCCCACACCGGAAGAGGTAAGGCAGCAAGTACAGGAAGAGTCGATTCTGCCTGCTGCTCCTACGAAGCAGGATACACAACCACTAGAGCAAAGCACGTCCGCAGGGGTCGTGACGACACTTTCTCTTCACGAGTCATGGGAAGCGAAGCTCAGCACCCAGGAAAGATACGTGCTATCCTTTATGGCGCAAGAGTTGGAGCCGTTGGCTGAGGGGCATATCTCCCTGGCTGGTACATCTCTCGTTCCTCATGATGCCGGAATCGAAGTAACAGCGTTTGTCCGCAACAGCTCGGATCGCCCTGTAAACTTGGGTGAGACCACGCTCGTCGTATTGTTTGGGGATCAGCAGTTGTTTACCCGCCAACTCTTTGATTTGGCTGAAATAGGGGAGATTCCACCGCGTTCTGCAAGACCGTGGTCGTTTGTGTTTAAACGGGAGCACTTTTTGCAAGTGGATGTCCTGCTGGTGAATTGGAAGATCGCCTTTGAGATGGCGCAAAAGAAAATGTTTTTGCCTCAGCAGCTGGAGCTGGAGGAGTCTTGGATCAAAGCGTTGACGGATGAACAAAAGAATTATCTGATCGAGCTGGCCAAAGGACTTCCTCCTATTAAAGAAGGGGAAGTGAACATCCAGAGCGTCCAAATTCGCCGCGACGATACGGGAGCCCTGAATGCGATGCTGCTCATTCGCAACGGTTCGGCGCAATCCCTTTCGTTTGAAAAGCTGCCGCTTGTGCTTCATGATGCGAGCGGTGAGAAAGTGGCGGAAGGATTGTTTGAACTGGGGAGCTTGACGGTGAACGCGCATACGAGCAAGCCGTGGCTGTTCATCTTCCCGACGGAGAGCATCCAAAAGCCAGAGCCTGATTTCTCACGCTGGAAGGTCAGCGTGCCACAGGGATAG
- a CDS encoding S8 family serine peptidase translates to MDAADLGADVINLSLGAELEDGENSAPRTMVDAVQYAMEKGALVVAAAGNDAANADRYVPASIAGVVTVSAVGPDLGLAKFSNYGSSIDLAAPGVDILSTYPGGRYAYMSGTSQAAPFVSGVAALIKASEPDLSVKELTNRLVETASDLGKTGWDSQYGYGLLNAYRAVQSDSSQERNPKPADTSVNSLKADQTKLSLPPNGSGTITLTASLKNGSKSAVAAEDVEWQTKDKKVAVVENGLVTATGFGKTIITATYGGKTASVPVEITVSKLEASKTTLTMKPDGTAAVELTASYGDKSKETVPATKAVWKSQNENIAVVQDGVITAKNLGSTYIHATYGEKTVKMRVAVTITRLVASPSKIQLKPGASSSINISAVYGDEEEVVTSAVDWKTGDAKVAVYRDGEIVAKGFGSTTMTATYRGKSVRISVDTRLKQLQADVTRKTMAIGQTLTPVIQATYSDGSVEQVEEAVIWKSSSEKVAFVGDDGEITAISQGTATITAQYGNKTVRISITVAP, encoded by the coding sequence ATAGACGCGGCTGATCTGGGAGCGGATGTCATCAACCTGAGCTTGGGAGCGGAGCTGGAAGACGGAGAGAATTCCGCGCCGAGAACGATGGTCGATGCCGTGCAGTACGCCATGGAGAAAGGCGCATTGGTCGTGGCCGCAGCAGGCAACGATGCTGCGAATGCAGATCGGTATGTGCCGGCTTCGATTGCGGGCGTGGTCACGGTGAGTGCGGTAGGGCCGGACCTGGGACTCGCAAAATTCTCCAATTACGGATCGAGCATCGATCTTGCAGCACCGGGAGTGGACATTCTGAGCACCTATCCGGGAGGCAGATATGCGTACATGAGTGGGACCTCGCAGGCGGCACCGTTTGTTTCGGGAGTAGCGGCGCTGATCAAGGCGAGCGAACCGGATTTGAGCGTAAAAGAGCTGACCAACCGCCTAGTTGAGACGGCGTCTGACCTTGGCAAGACAGGGTGGGACAGCCAATATGGATACGGCCTGCTCAACGCCTATCGTGCGGTGCAATCCGATTCGTCCCAGGAGAGGAACCCTAAGCCTGCTGACACGAGCGTGAACAGCCTCAAGGCAGATCAAACCAAGCTGTCTTTGCCTCCGAACGGCAGCGGGACCATTACTCTCACTGCATCCCTGAAAAATGGCTCGAAGTCAGCGGTAGCAGCCGAAGATGTCGAATGGCAGACCAAGGATAAAAAGGTTGCGGTCGTGGAAAACGGATTGGTGACGGCAACCGGGTTTGGGAAAACAATTATCACGGCGACTTATGGAGGCAAAACGGCTTCGGTACCCGTAGAGATCACGGTCTCGAAGCTGGAAGCATCCAAAACGACACTCACCATGAAGCCGGATGGAACGGCTGCCGTGGAGCTGACAGCTTCCTACGGTGACAAATCCAAAGAAACGGTACCTGCCACAAAAGCCGTGTGGAAGTCTCAAAATGAGAACATAGCGGTCGTGCAAGATGGAGTCATTACCGCCAAAAATTTGGGAAGTACCTATATTCACGCGACGTACGGCGAGAAGACGGTGAAAATGCGAGTCGCGGTAACCATCACTAGGCTGGTGGCGAGTCCGAGCAAAATCCAACTGAAGCCGGGTGCTTCTTCTTCTATTAATATATCCGCTGTTTACGGGGATGAAGAGGAAGTGGTGACTTCCGCGGTTGATTGGAAAACAGGAGATGCCAAGGTGGCAGTCTACCGGGATGGAGAGATCGTCGCCAAAGGCTTCGGCTCGACGACCATGACGGCCACTTATCGCGGAAAATCGGTCAGGATCAGTGTGGATACCCGATTGAAGCAGCTCCAAGCTGACGTGACCCGCAAGACAATGGCGATCGGTCAAACGCTGACTCCCGTGATCCAGGCGACATACAGCGATGGGTCAGTCGAGCAGGTGGAGGAAGCAGTGATCTGGAAGTCCTCGAGCGAAAAAGTAGCCTTTGTCGGAGATGACGGAGAGATTACGGCCATATCGCAAGGGACCGCAACCATTACCGCGCAGTACGGAAATAAAACCGTGCGGATCTCGATTACCGTAGCACCATAG
- a CDS encoding tyrosine-type recombinase/integrase: MGRNRSSVKNQVVQALRTIDKIGTSKRQARKAGDRTGIHGTTYKVAVQGSAIRFVQYAKENHGIKTLFQLRPEHHKSYMTHLASKGLSKGYMVNMESHLQKLQTGMAKMSENLKKPPITFFEGRTISPGEKEGSRDRSYTREEIEAMFKHMSKMVATAARMGYKLGLRNREVCNLRVEHVQQREDGRLEIRIENGRGITKGGRFRNVPVSQRYENELRGLIISKLPEDRIIPLSETTMRNGVAVACRKAGIESRGTHGFRHTYARERVQELIQERIPDQKAEVHWMLKRLVKNYHGEQRMDSGIGRDLYDDIKGIVDTVLSELGHGEGRWDLLWCISDRRETGGKMKFKDSRSTRFEPKVPGTEKYFFYLLATIAKVDFQRKRCKYKVTASYGKTIIIQKIYSIHLCYQQFGLAAGFWKQNVRLEMGTFLAKPLTLSMKCPFLAGKK; encoded by the coding sequence TTGGGGCGAAATCGATCCAGTGTAAAGAATCAAGTCGTACAGGCGCTGCGGACTATAGACAAGATCGGGACTTCTAAGCGTCAAGCAAGGAAGGCCGGTGATAGGACAGGCATACATGGAACAACCTACAAAGTTGCCGTGCAGGGGTCTGCCATCAGATTTGTGCAGTACGCCAAAGAAAACCATGGTATAAAAACCCTTTTTCAATTGCGTCCGGAGCATCATAAAAGCTATATGACTCATCTAGCTTCAAAAGGACTTTCAAAAGGTTACATGGTGAATATGGAGAGCCACCTTCAGAAGCTTCAAACTGGCATGGCCAAGATGTCAGAAAATCTTAAAAAGCCGCCGATTACGTTCTTTGAGGGAAGAACAATAAGCCCGGGAGAGAAAGAAGGGTCACGAGATCGGAGCTACACGAGAGAAGAAATTGAGGCCATGTTTAAGCACATGTCTAAAATGGTAGCAACTGCGGCCAGAATGGGATACAAACTCGGTCTGCGAAATCGTGAAGTGTGCAATCTGCGGGTCGAACATGTTCAGCAGCGAGAGGATGGAAGGCTGGAGATCCGCATTGAAAACGGACGAGGTATCACAAAAGGTGGGCGCTTCAGGAATGTTCCGGTCTCCCAACGCTATGAGAATGAACTAAGAGGGCTAATAATCAGCAAATTGCCCGAGGATAGGATTATCCCTCTATCCGAAACAACGATGCGTAATGGTGTTGCAGTAGCATGTAGGAAAGCTGGGATAGAGTCTCGAGGTACGCATGGATTTCGGCATACATACGCTCGAGAAAGGGTTCAGGAGCTAATTCAGGAGCGTATTCCAGATCAGAAAGCAGAAGTACATTGGATGCTGAAACGGCTCGTCAAGAATTACCATGGGGAACAGCGGATGGACTCAGGGATAGGGCGCGATCTGTATGATGACATCAAGGGTATCGTTGATACAGTTCTCTCAGAGCTTGGTCATGGTGAAGGTAGATGGGATCTGTTGTGGTGTATATCGGATAGGAGAGAGACAGGGGGAAAAATGAAATTTAAAGATTCGAGGTCAACTCGCTTTGAGCCAAAGGTGCCAGGAACAGAAAAGTATTTTTTTTACCTCCTAGCCACCATCGCTAAGGTAGATTTTCAAAGAAAGCGCTGCAAGTACAAAGTCACCGCTTCGTATGGCAAAACGATTATAATTCAAAAAATCTACTCTATACATCTATGCTATCAGCAGTTTGGTTTAGCGGCAGGCTTTTGGAAACAAAACGTTAGACTAGAAATGGGAACGTTCCTGGCGAAACCACTGACCCTAAGCATGAAATGTCCTTTTTTAGCGGGTAAAAAATAA